The genomic segment TGGGGAATGACGATTTTGGGATAGCCGAGGAGGAAAGAAATCGTAGTGAAAAGTAatccacaaaaaaaaaaaaaaaagattgaagGGAAAAAAAAGAGCCCCAAGTATTGCCTTTGTTGAGGTTGCTGATGGGTAAACGTATGAACTTGGAGGATAACGTTAGAGTCACAAGTTTGAATCTCAACTCCAAATGTGTATAAGTTATAACCACATTCTCTGGATAAAAGATGCAGCACTGTTAAGGGAAGTGAGCTAATGGAATCAAGTCGAATACTACCCAACACTACAAGTAAAGAACACAAATTGAGCCATTAAAATTCACATCTAAATATATGTAGTAAGAATATGTGATATTGATATCCTCTTTGCAAGCTTCAGCACTCAAAACCAACAAACATACCAAAACTCATCAATTCTTGGACATAAGATCTTAGCGGGTGTTGAGTAGCTGAAGAGCTGAAACAACTTCCTCTATCTTTTGGAATTGTCTCCTGTCCTTGAGCAGAGTCTTGGCGAAATTTAGAGCTTTGCGTTCACAATCTGCTCGTTTGCTTGCCTCTTTGATCGATTCAAAATCTTCAACGTGAGCTACGCCAACAATTCTCCTGTATATCAACCAGAAGTTTCTCAGGTCAATTTGCCTGTGAAAAGTAGGCATACATAGGAAATGGGGGACAAACATCTTTACACTCATTTGACTGCTCAAATATATCAAGATAGTTCTACAAGGCATGTCCCATTGAACATAGAGGTTCTTGTGCTTTTCTGACAGATCGAGAAAACCACAGCtcataaaaaaagaaagattttATCTAACCGAATCATTTTGGCAGCACCGAATCCTAGAGTGTCATGGAAAAGATCGtccatatattttttctttatcaGAAGCTGGAGGTCTTGATTATTATAAATTTCTGGGAGATATGCTTCACCAGGACCATCCTTGTGTTTATCCCAAAGAGCAGTGAACTTCATGTTGAAGAGGTTCCAAGTCTCTGAGATTGTCTTCAAAATCCACACTTTGTACAGCTGAGTTGAATCATGTTGTTACAACCACAACTTGTATATAATAATTGATGAACAAAACTAAAATAAAGCTGAAATAAACCCAGAGATAAACTCTGTAAAAAAAATGAAGACTCCTCTCCCCTAGCCTAGGCTAGTATTTCTCTAACAACAAAGTAACAGAATGATTCCTAATTACCCTCCCCTCACAATTTATTCCATTTCCCCATATCTAGATCCTTCCAAGGGCTTGGGGTTGCATCACTTGAACTGCATTGGTTTAGGGCCCTAGCCCACCTTAGTAAAatccataataatatttatgtcCGTAACATATGTAGATCAAGTTAGCATGCTATATTATGGTAGAGAATATGTAATGCTCACAAAACAATCTGACAACAATCATGGTTTTCTGAAGGGTGCGGTCATGCATTCACCAAGAAATAAATCCGCTTTAAATGATtcagaaatcaaaattttaaaagtctaCTTTCGTATGAATAGATTAGCTTTGAAAACGCAAACAAAAATTCCTTCGTACTTCGttcacttttaaaaaaaaataagtgcCTGCATTTTTCAACAGAAGCAACCTTGCACTTATTTAGATCAAAAGTGTGACTAACAAGACTTGAAGCCATCTTAAAGTTGTATTCATGATTCCGCATAATACCCATCTACCATGGGTCACTACAGTAAACATGGGCCATCTTTAACCAGCAATGCTTGATTGATATCATTATTCAAAATATCATCCATCCCGAAACAAGAGTCAAACAATACAGGATGAAAAATTTGTTTTCGGGTGTTCAAGAGACAGAGAAAGGGACAGGATAATAAATGTATAGACTAATAAACCCTAGAGAACAAGAAAAAAATgtatatacataaaaataatatagaaCTGGTATAATGgaacaaacaaaattaagatGGTATATATAAATAAGACCGAAATATTGGTAAATAGGACCATAGGGACATAACATACTTTTCGATCAGCCCCCTCGTTTGAATGTCCATCTTGTGCAAAATAAGCTAAAATCAGGTTTCCAATAAAAGCTCCCACATCAAATCCCATAGGCGCATAGAAAGAAAACTCGGGATCTATAACTTGGGTTGATTCAGTAGTAACCATGACAGAACCAGTATGTAGATCACCATGTATAAGAGCTTGGGTTCTTTCACAGAATCTAGATGccaaacaaaaaaatttgtatTGCATCATAAGGCAAAAGGTAGaagaattacataaaatatGAAGATATGGTATTCAATATGCATTTTACTTGGATTTTAGCTCAGCAATTTCAAGTTTCAAAATGTTATCCTCCCGAACTACTTCGGCATCAGCATCAAGGTAAGGGGTTGTCCATCGGTTATATTCAGACACTTTGTAGGGGTCAGAAAAAATGACCTGTTCAGTGAGTCTACATAACTCCACATTTCCACAATACTTTGCAACTGTCAATAAGGCgtaaaaaaattgtttgatcagtttaaacatttaaaatgcttaaaattcaATTCATAGGACAAACTTCGAATCTATTTAAGTAGAgttattttagaaaattaaatgtATGACAATCAGAGCCATACACCACATGTTCAAAACTCTTGCAGCATGAAACCTTGTATATTTTGTAAAGTTGGTCTTAGTAGTTAGTAGCATAACTTTTTTTTTGGTTTCTCGTAGTGATTACTTTTATGATAGTCCTACC from the Primulina tabacum isolate GXHZ01 chromosome 8, ASM2559414v2, whole genome shotgun sequence genome contains:
- the LOC142554192 gene encoding methylthioribose kinase-like, encoding MAFDGFRPLDEKLLVEYLKATPSMAAKLGNQFDALEIKEVGDGNLNFVYIVITPAGSLVIKQALPYIRCIGESWPMTKERAYFEASTLQEHGRLCSEHVPEVYHFDRTMCLIGMRYLEPPHIILRKGLIAGIEYPLLAEHMSGYMAKTLFYTSLLYLTTTNHKSAVAKYCGNVELCRLTEQVIFSDPYKVSEYNRWTTPYLDADAEVVREDNILKLEIAELKSKFCERTQALIHGDLHTGSVMVTTESTQVIDPEFSFYAPMGFDVGAFIGNLILAYFAQDGHSNEGADRKLYKVWILKTISETWNLFNMKFTALWDKHKDGPGEAYLPEIYNNQDLQLLIKKKYMDDLFHDTLGFGAAKMIRRIVGVAHVEDFESIKEASKRADCERKALNFAKTLLKDRRQFQKIEEVVSALQLLNTR